In Limisalsivibrio acetivorans, one genomic interval encodes:
- a CDS encoding ABC transporter ATP-binding protein — protein sequence MIRIESLKKRIKKKTVVDGLDLHVGKGKVFGLLGPNGAGKSTTIKMILGFLRPDEGTLEVGQAKIGYLPENPYYYDHLTMRELLMFSAETFKIPRNECRERAESMAEKVGMAENLDKKLRSFSKGMVQRSGIAAALVHSPELVILDEPMSGLDPLGRRMVAGLVDELRREGRTILFCSHILSDVERLCDEVGIMHKGKVRRHLSSEELGLASKNIEIYLDKGTDLGSLSDKYEIRQYDKSIGLLVSSDELSHVLDTLNSDGLKPVNIKSSDTALESIFEKTVKGEQ from the coding sequence ATGATAAGGATAGAATCGCTGAAGAAGCGCATTAAAAAGAAGACGGTTGTGGACGGTCTGGACCTTCATGTGGGGAAGGGCAAGGTTTTCGGCCTCCTTGGGCCGAACGGAGCGGGCAAGTCCACAACCATTAAAATGATCCTGGGATTTCTACGCCCGGATGAGGGTACACTTGAGGTTGGACAGGCTAAGATCGGCTATCTGCCCGAGAATCCTTATTATTACGACCATCTAACCATGCGGGAACTGCTCATGTTTTCCGCAGAAACCTTCAAGATACCCCGAAATGAATGCAGAGAGCGCGCCGAATCAATGGCAGAAAAGGTGGGGATGGCTGAGAATCTGGATAAGAAACTCCGCAGTTTCTCCAAGGGTATGGTGCAGAGGAGCGGTATCGCAGCAGCGCTGGTGCATTCCCCTGAGCTTGTTATCCTTGATGAACCGATGAGCGGGCTTGACCCGCTGGGGCGCAGGATGGTTGCCGGGCTTGTGGACGAGCTCCGCAGGGAGGGGCGGACCATACTGTTCTGTTCCCACATACTCAGCGATGTGGAAAGGCTTTGCGATGAGGTGGGTATAATGCACAAGGGTAAGGTGCGCAGACACCTCTCCAGTGAAGAGCTGGGTCTCGCCTCAAAGAATATAGAGATATATCTGGACAAGGGGACCGACCTAGGTTCCCTAAGTGATAAATATGAGATACGCCAGTATGATAAAAGCATCGGCCTCCTTGTTTCCTCCGATGAGCTTTCCCATGTGCTGGATACTCTTAACAGCGATGGTCTCAAGCCAGTTAATATCAAATCATCGGATACCGCTCTGGAGTCGATATTTGAGAAGACCGTAAAGGGGGAGCAGTAA
- a CDS encoding type IV pilin protein, producing MFAKSKGFTLIELLVVVAIIGILAAVAIPQYAKFRARAYNTTAKSDLSNFRTEVESFFGEHDRYPDPFAPAAGTLTLTDGVNSSEFVASSGTYIGMKTANSNQSCGVGVKSMRGDYIFTYKTPSPAITETASLIGYVIQNIDVPDPS from the coding sequence ATGTTTGCTAAATCTAAAGGTTTTACACTTATTGAACTACTTGTTGTAGTTGCTATAATCGGCATTTTAGCAGCCGTTGCAATACCCCAGTATGCCAAGTTCAGGGCAAGAGCGTATAACACAACTGCAAAATCCGACCTCAGTAACTTCCGTACTGAAGTTGAATCCTTTTTTGGTGAGCATGACAGGTATCCCGATCCCTTCGCCCCTGCCGCAGGAACATTGACACTCACCGACGGTGTTAATTCTTCTGAGTTTGTGGCATCAAGCGGCACCTATATCGGTATGAAGACTGCGAACAGCAACCAGTCCTGCGGTGTTGGCGTTAAGAGTATGAGAGGGGATTATATATTCACCTATAAAACTCCCAGCCCTGCAATCACCGAAACAGCATCGCTGATAGGCTATGTTATTCAGAATATCGACGTTCCGGATCCGTCATAA
- a CDS encoding type IV pilin protein: MMRTNKKGFTLIELLVVVAIIGILAAIAIPQFSKYRTRAYNSAANSDLKNLQTAWEGFYTDYAQYPDAQAVNDKAYDNADFSPSANVLWGSTAGANNQSYGAAAKSTPGDILYDVTSDDSIIGSTDDTKGDKLVAGDIPAAP; encoded by the coding sequence ATGATGAGGACAAACAAAAAAGGCTTTACGCTCATTGAACTTCTTGTGGTTGTAGCGATCATTGGTATACTTGCCGCAATTGCTATCCCTCAGTTCTCCAAGTACCGTACAAGAGCTTATAACTCTGCAGCTAACTCCGACCTTAAAAACCTTCAGACTGCCTGGGAAGGTTTCTACACAGACTATGCTCAGTATCCTGATGCTCAGGCTGTAAACGACAAAGCTTACGATAACGCAGACTTTTCACCCTCAGCAAACGTGTTGTGGGGTAGCACTGCCGGCGCTAACAACCAGTCTTATGGTGCTGCTGCTAAGTCCACTCCCGGCGACATTCTTTATGATGTTACTTCAGATGACTCTATTATCGGCTCCACTGACGACACTAAGGGTGATAAACTTGTAGCCGGCGATATTCCCGCTGCTCCCTAA